A genome region from Scyliorhinus canicula chromosome 16, sScyCan1.1, whole genome shotgun sequence includes the following:
- the camk2n1b gene encoding calcium/calmodulin-dependent protein kinase II inhibitor 1b produces MSEILPYSEEKLGRYGHGEEVGEISFSCRLQDSNNFFTSGQNKRPPKLGQIGRSKRVVIEDDRIDDVLNMSEKSPPGV; encoded by the exons ATGTCGGAAATTCTTCCCTACAGCGAGGAGAAGCTTGGCCGCTATGGCCATGGCGAGGAGGTGGGAGAAATCTCCTTCAGCTGTCGCCTGCAGGACAGCAACAACTTCTTCACCTCGGGACAGAATAAAAGGCCCCCTAAACTGGGGCAGATCGGCCGGAGCAAACGGG TTGTTATCGAAGATGACAGAATTGACGACGTGCTGAATATGTCAGAGAAATCCCCTCCGGGTGTTTAA